CGCACAGCACGCGTCGATGTGTCGCTTTTGGGCCGAAGTTTTCCAAGCGATAAATCAGGCTATCTCGCCTATAAAATACTCGCTCGCtctgtattttataaaaaaacgtttttttccGATATCGGAAGTAAGTTCCTCGAATAATCCGCGAGCTTTTCGAAAattgcgcgctcgcgagagcgtGTCTGACAATACCCGGCGTGTATCCACTTACGCGCAACTTCTCTATACACGAAAAACTTTGCTCCTGATGTGCGCGCAATAACTCATCATCGCGCGTTTTCGCGGGAAAGGCAATTTCGAGAAATACAAAGCACGAATATACACGTATAATATACGTCAGGTATCAATCAAGCGCACCTTTTTACCTCGAAATCCGCGGCGGCCGAGGGAAAATAATCGCGAGAGCTGCGATGCATATCCCGCGCGATTATTTACCGTCTGTTATTATATACGCGTTGCGCGTTTTATGCAAACAACGCACAGGATTGAAAATTCTCTTTAACGCTTAAATGCGCGTTACATTTTATCCGCGGCGGGAAAATTCATGTTCAACGTTGATGAAAAATTCTCGCCCGACTATAGCACACTCCGGAATACGAGAAAGCAGGTATATATGTATCCGCTAATAACGCGACTGAGTTGCAGTCCGTTATCGGCGAGACGCGTAGaagacacacacgcacacgcatacacatacGCACTCGAATATATCGTATTAGTGCGCATAACGCGGAGAGACACGCGCGAGCTATATTGAATTAACCAGCGCTAATATCGTGAAACGAGAGCAACACACCGGCGGCGCACGCATTCTTTTGCACCCCTCGGAAACCTATCCGTGTATAGGATGTGCATGTATAGGGAATCGAGGTAaaagctctcctctctctctctctctctctctctctctctctctctctctctcgtgtataTTGTTTTTCATCCCGTAATGCATCGCCGCGCATCGACCACTGCTGTATACTTGGTTATGCTGCCGAAAATTAATCGAACGGAGAGAATTATCCCTCATCATTACTCTCAATCTCTCGCAGTGGCCCACATCGTTTATTGCGGATTTTTGCAAATTATCGCGCAAATAGCCCGTGGCCGAGGTGATGTAGCGTATATAGTTTTAGGAATATACAGAGCACAGATGACGCAAATATCTCTTTCTTCTCCGGTGACACGGGTATAGCCGCAGGTAAATATAGCTGCGGCTATCGCGTGTCATTAATGGATTCATTGTCTTGCCGGAGACATTGTCCGCAGCTCGCGTACCTGCTTCCGAGAATAAGAGTCTCCTGCGTATATATAAGGATTCGGGGATCAAGGGATGAAGCTCATTCAGTGGACCGTCTCGGAAGAGCGACGACATGAAGCTCCAAACGTTCCTCGTGAGTCCCTCGTTGTCTACtacccttgaattattcaaaggAGCGTATaaagtgtatgtatacattgGACTGTTGTTACATTGCGCAGGTGTTGCTACTAACGGTTCAGCACAGGGCGAAGGGACAGCTCGAGAGTTATAGCGACGACTTCTCGGACGTCGAATTGCCGACGGACGAGAGGGACGACTGCAGCGACGGCACGTGCTACGCCGAGAAGCGCATCATCTTGCCGGAGAAGATTGTCGAGCACAGACAGCTCATGCCCAGGGTATGTATCGCGGTGACAGTAGTCCTCAATTTAACTTTGTTTACagaatcattattttttattccgTTTCTCAGTTCGCCACGAAGCTGCAGTCGGTCAATTTGGCCGAGAGTTTTCCCCAGCCCCAGTGGAGGCCGGTCTGCGGTTGCGTGACGCAGCACAAGCTGGTGAACCTCGGCGAGGGACATTACCCCAGATACATCACCACCGCCAGGTGTAAGAGCAAGACCGTCGCCAATAGGTTCTACCAGTGCAAGTACTACGACTACAGGGTGAGCCTTTTTTTCTTGGCAATCGAGGCATGTATTATTATGATCTAATTTTCGAGCTTTTCTCGAAAAGCGATAATTTACCATATACAGTCAACTATAACTgttgtcgtttatttttgaattaatcATAATGATCATACAGTGATGCAATTCGCAACGTATAATAGGTCTATAACGTATTTGTGTTCGGGAACAGGTGCACGTGCTGGTGAAACGAGGGCTCAACTCGATACCGAAGAATGCCGACGAGCTCGACGTTCGGGATGTGGAGGAGCTGCCGCTGCCGGAATCTCTGCACGCTAATTGGCAACTGTTTGCTCTCTCGGTCTCCGTCGCCTGTGTCGCCGTTGAAAGGGTGTAATCGTCGAGCGGCGATAATTATGCAAGCTGATCGATAACTCTGTACCGACGATGTACCTATATATGTCATaacgatgaaaaataaattatgtacGTATTACCCTAATAACACGCTAGTAAAAAACCTacttaattttgaaaaatgcacaaaagCATATCAACGACATTCTCTTCCAGCAGTGTATACAGCGCAGTCCCCCGCGATATTCAAATTCCGAAAGATAAGGAGgggcgcgcgcgtatacgttcAATTAAAGaaaagcgacgacgacgaggtaTCTCGAATGGCGAAAAAGACGCTCTCCCGTCGCGCGCGATTGCTCCGACTTTTTTTACAACTCAATTAGCGTTTACGAGTTGCGAAACAATGGGACGGGAAATGAGACGTCGAGAGGAAGCATAAAAagggtagagagagagagagagagagagaacaaaatCCCGAGGTGTACGAATCAATTAAAAGGAAGAGCCGTTACGAGATATAGGCTTTgattgcgttttttttaaagcggTCGTGCGCTCGTTTAACGCTTTGGATCTTGAAGTGAAACCGATGCGTATAGGTACATAGTAAACGTTCGGTGGGCATCTATAAACGCGCACGCTGACGTTCGCGAAGCCGTGTGGACCGTTAACGTCGTTAATTATGCGCGTAATTGCGCTTTGAACTATAAGCGACTCGAAAGTAAATCCACGAGCGTCGTCGCGGAGGCTATTATCCGAAACCTGTTATACGTCGTCTTTGTCGCCCTGAGGACTTTtgcttctacttcttcttcttagcGAGTTAATTATCTATTCCGAAGCGAGAGATCTATCTGGTCCGACAGCTCGAAAGGGGAAGGAgaaagttttattttcttgtttatcaCGCGAAGGTATATAGATGTACGTACGAGTCCTTCAGCGCGAGAGTAAAGCAAAGACGAAGTCATCGCGATGGGATTTTATTCAGTGGCACAAAGGCACATCGTATATTCGAGAGCCGTGTATGAAAATAGGGTTGAAGAGAGGCTGCGAGAAGGTAGTGCTGTTAAGGAAGTATTGTGCTCGAATCAGAGCGATGACCTGTCACTTCTTCTCTCCTATATACGCGCCGGAAAACGAAGGAAAATCTACTGGAAAATACAGTAGCCTTTATCCTTCGCCGATATAAATATACAGATATCGACTCTTCATCACATACACATTCACACTGTATACAGCCAATCACGGATGTAGCTATATAgtcaattttgaatttttgcaGCGAAAAGTCACGCTTGCATGGAATATTTACGGCTAATTAATGATCCCCCGCACCGCGCTCATGTCGGcagtttataacttttggaTGCATAACATAATACACGTATAGTCGAGGTAATTAGTAAAAAGGACACTCCTGTTTGTGCTGCGGCGCTATAATCGTTCGACTCTGCCGCGCATTATGAAAGAACGCGATGACGATTCAGTCGGTCCTGCGGAGAAAAGTTGACGTTTTGTTGAAAGCTATCGCCTTGAACAAAATGTGTGTGTCGCCGAAGATGATACTTTTGGTAATAAAGTTCGCCGCCATGTATTTGGCTATCTGGCCCTTGGACAGTAGCGGAAAGCACTGGAACACGGCGTTCGATTGCCTCTGGTGGTTCTACGTCGTCAACAACGTACTGGTCATCATCCCGACGCTTCTCGCCTTCTACTCGTCCCGAAGAGACATCATAGCGGCTATGTTCTCGTGGCTCGAAATTTTGGCTCTGCTCGAAGCTCTGATAATCTTGGCGAATTTCAGATACTACAGGTCTCGCATGCAGGTGAAATTTGACATACAATTATTGCGAATatggattaacaatcaatcAATGATTTAACGTATAATAGCCGATACTGAAGGAAGCCGTAGACTACATCGGAAGCGCGAACAGCAGGAGGCAGCTGTGCCTCGAGAAGAGGGCCTCGATCATCACGACGACGTTCGGCGTCATCGTCGCTCTTTACATCGCAGGTATCATCATCTACATTTACAGGCCAGCGGTGACCGAGTGGGACGGAATGCTAACGACGGCTTACTATCCAGCCTCGATGAGATCGCCGTTCGCGGAtgtgtttatttatataactcAGCTGACTGCTTTGCTGCACAATGGGGTGTTGATCGTTAGCGACGCGTTCACGGTGCTCTTGCTCTACGTCTGCACAGTAAGGCTCGAAGTTTTGCAGAAAAACATCCTACGCGTCGCCGATTACGACGAGCTGAAACTCTGGATTCGAGAACACGAGCGAGTTTTACGGTAatgaatgaaataaaataatgctgATATGTATACGCGTGTATTCGATGCAATAATGATGGTATTTATTTGGATGGTCGAAAAAAGTTTAGTTACGGACACGAACATGGTCGTGAGGATCAACATTTCGAAAACCGTTATCAGCTTTGTGGGATACTCGGTGGGGGCTGGATTGCAAATTATCAGCGTGAgtttatatactaatacatTCGTACCGATGATGGCATAGTGTGCTACATATTATACTGTTATCTCTATGGTTTCCTAGCCAACCGTCACAATAGTATCGTTTCAGCGATTTGCACTCGTTATTGCCATGAACGCGATGAGGCTATTTTTCAGCGCGACATTTGCCGACGATCTTGTAAATAGCGTAAGCACGATTTTTTAAACTGAATTCGTTAATGCTGTATACGTTTTTATCGTCACGTACAGCAGAATTTCGTATGACTAATATAGCTGTAAAATCGATGCTGAGCCGACGTGTTCGTATACGTTTCATTCGTCACGTAAGTATACTACAATAATCGAGCTTTTTTACGCAGAGCAACAGCCTGATAAACACTATCTACTCAACGATCTGGTACAAAGATAATCGAGACATGAAAATTGGtaagataataataatgctgAGGTGCCAAAAACTACTTCGAATAAGCGTCGGTGGAATAATGCCAGTTTTGGGGAAGCCTTACTTGACAAAAGTATGTACGAACACTACTATATCTACGCGCTTTATAGGTATATTAAAAAGCCAAATAACTCTCGATATTGCAGATTCTCTACACATCTGTTTCCTATTTTATGACGTTCCGAGCAATCACCGGCAATTAAGCTGAAAATATAGCTGTGGCgagtaaataataaaactaatcCGACACGCGACTTTCTAAAATAATCCTTCGTCATCATGCGACACAGTATCCGCCGTCCGCAGGACATGTACGAATGTAACGTCGCGGTTTACACGTGTAGGGTAAGTTAATTTTCTGCGGTTGTCCTCCCACGTGTCACAAACACTGCCCCCATGTTCAATCAGAGCATCGCGCGGATAGAATCGAGAGAGTTGAATTTGCATTGCTCAAGTTCGAAGTGGCAGTAGGTGAAATTTCACTTTTCGCtcaataatc
The sequence above is a segment of the Nasonia vitripennis strain AsymCx chromosome 3, Nvit_psr_1.1, whole genome shotgun sequence genome. Coding sequences within it:
- the LOC103315910 gene encoding prothoracicotropic hormone, with amino-acid sequence MKLQTFLVLLLTVQHRAKGQLESYSDDFSDVELPTDERDDCSDGTCYAEKRIILPEKIVEHRQLMPRFATKLQSVNLAESFPQPQWRPVCGCVTQHKLVNLGEGHYPRYITTARCKSKTVANRFYQCKYYDYRVHVLVKRGLNSIPKNADELDVRDVEELPLPESLHANWQLFALSVSVACVAVERV
- the Or58 gene encoding odorant receptor 58, whose product is MTIQSVLRRKVDVLLKAIALNKMCVSPKMILLVIKFAAMYLAIWPLDSSGKHWNTAFDCLWWFYVVNNVLVIIPTLLAFYSSRRDIIAAMFSWLEILALLEALIILANFRYYRSRMQPILKEAVDYIGSANSRRQLCLEKRASIITTTFGVIVALYIAGIIIYIYRPAVTEWDGMLTTAYYPASMRSPFADVFIYITQLTALLHNGVLIVSDAFTVLLLYVCTVRLEVLQKNILRVADYDELKLWIREHERVLRLVTDTNMVVRINISKTVISFVGYSVGAGLQIISPTVTIVSFQRFALVIAMNAMRLFFSATFADDLVNSSNSLINTIYSTIWYKDNRDMKIGKIIIMLRCQKLLRISVGGIMPVLGKPYLTKILYTSVSYFMTFRAITGN